Within the Naumovozyma castellii chromosome 1, complete genome genome, the region CCAAGCTCTATGGAAGGCTTCGAAACAATTGGACATAATGACCTAGACAATGAACTACAGCAAAATGCTTTTACAGGGACTATCACGACAGATAACAATGCAGATCAACGAAAAGCACCATCTCAACTACAATCAACCGAATCTACTTTAAGTAACGATGAATGGAATGAGATATTTGCTGGGTTTGGAAATGGTAAACAACAAGGTAGTAATACTGTTCCACCAGCAACATCTGAACCCCAGCAATCTAACACACAATCAAGTTTTGCACCACCTCCAATCAGATCACCTGTTAACAGAGGTATTGCTACTACTCCTAAATCCTTAGCCATCGAAGAATTGAGCGGAATGGGGTtcactgaagaagaagctaCAAAGGCATTAGAGAAATTTAATTGGGACCTAGATGCTGCGACGAATTATCTATTGGACAACGCTTAATGAATTTTATGACTCTTTGATGCCCACCTGTGTTGGAAAGACAATCGATTGTTTTATatagatattttttatcAAAACAAGAACCTGTATAATTATATATGTAGATGTTCCTTAGAAAAGGACACGAGttaatatttgaaatgaataaaccttattttccaatgttTTCACATGCATTGCTTGATCGATGATTAATTGTATGGACTGTGTCTTTTTTTCGTGCTTTTCATtacaaatttgaattagatGCGTAGTGGGGGACAAAATACTCAATAGATTCACATGGAGAAATCTGTCAAAAACATAGTATAAGAATAGCAAGACATAACAGGTACTTTTCTTGGAGTGATGGATTGAACCTagttcttcattattatctgcaacaaaacaacaatcaCGACACCGCAATAATGCAAGGAATCATTAGTAAAGAACGATTGCTTCATCTAATTGAATACGGCTCCTCATTAAATGACACATGGGCTCTTGCAACGATAGCCACTTTATGCTCGTGTAATGAACCATATGAGATCCGCAAGATCTATCTTTATATGATACTGAAGGAGCAAAATGCTGACGTTAAAGTTACAATTAATAAAGTTTGGCAGGTGTTAGAAAACGACGCTTCACAAGAAGGAATCAAATTAGTTATCGATGAGTTATTTCCAGTAGTAACTGCCAGAGTTACTGAAATAACGAATAAGTTTAGAGATGCCTTATTAAAGAGTGGTGCCCTGTGTGGCTTACCAAAAGCGATTAATGCGTTGAcacatttgaaagaagTAACGCCTAGTGTTCTAATTGATAGTAGTACCATCGAACCTATTGCTGCTAGCCCGAAATTATTCTCTCAAAATGTTCAAAGACCTAGAAAGGGAAGTGATATAGAATCGTTCAATAATGGTATCAAGCATTGGAATAAAGTTTATGATAAAGTTTCCACGAGAGTTGccaataatttaaatagTGCATATCCTGATCTTTGGTATTTTACACTTGAACATATCTATGGGCCTTTATTATCATATGACGAAATACTATCAGCGACTGAGACGAGCTTGATTGTCATTGCGTCTTTAGTACCTCAAAGTGTCAACCCACAATTACGCGGCCACCTAAAAGGTGCTCTAAATGTAGGTTGTGATAAGGCGTCTGTGGAACAAGttagaaatatttctattttATGTTCGGAATGGTGTGGAATAAAATGGAGGGAAGAAGTTTGTAAGCTATGATAAATGAAATCTCCAAAAATATAGAATGACATTCACATcagaaaacaaataatatatatatatatatctataCACTAACTAAGtaacaaataaaaacactatataattcaatataGTGCAGTCTCATCTTTTAAGCGCATCTGCGAACTGTATTCATCTCcattatatattttccaaCTTTAAATTTCTGACTTGATGCATTTGactttaaatatttccaacCAATAACTTTTTTGCATAAATGACAATGAATTTCACATATTGTATATTTACCTGTGACCATTACCTTCTCTTGTTGCTTTCCCTCAACGATATTCAGTAGATTTTCCATCAGATATGCATTTCCTAGTTTACCTTTATAATCTCTAGAAATAATCTGAGTGGAGGAGGATAGATGAGTCCTGCATAATCTACATCCATACGTGATATATCCTTTGTGATCCTTATCTGAATTCggccttcttctttctctgTAAGTTTCACCTGGGTCGTTAAAGTATACCTCAGGTGTGATTACTTTGTTGGAAGTTATCGATTGTTCAATGTAGCTTGGATAATGTAGACCCATGACTATATTAAACGGTTCCCCGTACAGTTGAATCAACAGTTGAAGTGTTCTCAAAAAGCTGACCACAATAGTCACAACTTTCTATGAACGTATCGTCCTGGTGATTCAAATCTAAAACATAAGAGACAATTTTCCATGGCGATCTCCAGAATGTGTGACATTATATTTCCTATCTGGGTAACACTATGACAGAAATATTGTCAACAGTTAGCCTTTAGAATTAATTACGGCAAGGTAAAAGGTTCAAGTCTCAAAAAATGGTAATATGCAAAGCATTTAACGCCTACCTGCTAAAAGCAACAGCCAAGCAACTTCTATAATAAGCAACTGAACCCATTCTTTTACAAAATATCAGGAAACGTTCAGTGAACTTCCAATAAAACTATGCAAAACTCTGTAAATTGTGTTCCAATGATTAAAGAGGCCACAACACAACCttgaaaacaa harbors:
- the MOH1 gene encoding Moh1p (ancestral locus Anc_7.492), encoding MGLHYPSYIEQSITSNKVITPEVYFNDPGETYRERRRPNSDKDHKGYITYGCRLCRTHLSSSTQIISRDYKGKLGNAYLMENLLNIVEGKQQEKVMVTGKYTICEIHCHLCKKVIGWKYLKSNASSQKFKVGKYIMEMNTVRRCA
- the NCAS0A14950 gene encoding carboxymuconolactone decarboxylase family protein (ancestral locus Anc_7.490), which produces MQGIISKERLLHLIEYGSSLNDTWALATIATLCSCNEPYEIRKIYLYMILKEQNADVKVTINKVWQVLENDASQEGIKLVIDELFPVVTARVTEITNKFRDALLKSGALCGLPKAINALTHLKEVTPSVLIDSSTIEPIAASPKLFSQNVQRPRKGSDIESFNNGIKHWNKVYDKVSTRVANNLNSAYPDLWYFTLEHIYGPLLSYDEILSATETSLIVIASLVPQSVNPQLRGHLKGALNVGCDKASVEQVRNISILCSEWCGIKWREEVCKL